GAAGTTGAGGAGCTCCGTTAAAAAACGGAGAGTTATCGTATTGCCACGCTCGAGTTGTACGACGAGCATGACAGGCTGCTAACCCAGATGACGACGCAGGTAATCAAACTGAACAACCTGGGTATCGAGATGAGCGGTCGCGAGGATGATTTACTCGCCTATGAGGGGAAGGTGGATGAACTAGAGGATGAGCTGGACGACATGCAGAAGGAATTAGAGGCGAGATCCGAGGCGATTGCTGCGAGCAAGGCAGCTTGTGACGCCAAAGATGAGGAGCTTGCGGCTTTGAGTAGTGACTTGGCGGCATCGAACGAGGCCCTCGCCACTGTGAGAACCCATCTAGAAGCAAAAGACAGAGCTATCGCAGAGGCGGAAACCCGGGCGTCTTCTGAGGCCAAGGCCCTTAGAACAAGGTTGGAGATTGAAGCTGCTGCTGAGGTAGTGGAAGAGTGTGGCCGCGGTTTCTTCCTTGCTAAAGCTTAGGTCTAGTACCTTTATGAAGGGCTAGATCTCAGCGGGATGGGGGCCTTCAAGAGGGTTACCCCCAAGGGTTTTGTCAGCCCTGATGATCCTTCCGGCTTCAATGCGGAGTACTTTTTGCAAGGAGAGAAGAAAATATTAATGCAGTCTGACTACTTTGTAATTATTTTCCTCTTACTACTTTTGTAAATAATTTTGCTATTAATGAAAGCTTGTTGCAGTTTTATTCTGCCTTCTTCTATTCATTGCCCTGCCGCGTTTCATTCTTGGGCGCCTGTTTTACGATTTAAGTTTGAGTTTCGTGTAGTGATTTTAAATGTGTGTCAAAggaaactaggactttcgcacagctttgaactgaggctttgttcataccatatttcccgtaagatcaggtatGGCCTTGCCAGTTTTGTCCTGGCGATGACTTACAGTGGctggggtcccaatggccatgtgggttgcccgagacttagcctagtttcgaatgctcgcccatatttcggggaggcttttgctcgcccatatttcggggaggcttttgggataagaagcttaccCGCACACATCGTCAACGAGTGATCagcggttcgcgccggactttgcggagtgatccccagacatcaaggtcgtgttgggatcgccaccttcagagaatttttcccaccgggcgaccgtGATAACTCAGTTTgtgagttaggagtattgctgagaatatccttttctatttgatttgtaaaaaatttttacattttgagggatgcctcattaaaaaactcctgtggtggagaaaaagagtgcatctttatttttttcctaaTCCCTGCTTTGTCGCGCCCTTTCTCCCGCCAATGGCCCTTGATCAGAGCACCATTCCAAACACCTCGTCCTTCAAACCTGATGTGCTCGATTCCCCCTCTTGGTCCTGGCAAGGCCAATTACCTTTGCTTGTTGCACTTAGCTGGTCCTGAAGGTTTAAAAATCATCGATTCTACTGGCCTCCAATATTCCGCCTTTCCTTTTTCCTTGCTCTCGCGGCGGTGCGCTCGGCCCTGTTTTCCCACCTTCTCTGGTTTGCCCCGGGGTTGCTCAAATGTTCTCCATCCGCTTCGCTCAACGCCACCCTATTTTAGATTCATTCGAACCATATCTTGCGCCACCACTCCCTTTCCTCTGTTTTTCCCTTGGCTCGTGCTTAAAAGAGTTGGCTTCCAAAACCAGGGCAATCCCCAGAGCGCCGCATCTTTCTGACTCCAAttaaagaggtcaaaattgtcctccACCAGTTTCTCTAGGCGCCTCTCTTGACTAGCCGTGAGTCTGGGCTCGATCGCCAACACTCCCGAGCTAAATTTGTACATTTCCAAGGCCTCAATTATGTTCGCCCAGCGTTCCTCCGCCTGGGTGTCAGTGAACTGCCCATCCTTCCCGTCCTACCATCCAACCTTTCCTGACCTTGGCTGCTCCTCAGTCTCTTACACTTTCGAACAACCATCTGCTCCAATCTCCCTGCGCCGCTTCGCCCTCGATTTTGAAAACCCTGCTGACCCTGAAGGCTAACACCTGTGTCCATCACTGGCTCCTTTTTCCCATACATACTAAGGCAAATTTTATAGCACTCTCTCGCCCTCCGCTGATCGACCACAATTTTCCCCACCTTACCACAGGTTAGTGGCTACTTCACCGCTAGGTGAGCCGTTGAAATCACTGCGCAGAGACGATTTAGCGTGTTCCTCCCCATGATGACATTGTACGATGCCACAACCTACAATACCAAATACCTTACACTCAAAAGCTTGGCGTTCTTGTCAATTCTAAAAACCGTGTCTAAATCCAAGTAACCACGTACCCAGACCTGTTCTCCCAAGAAGCCTACCAGAGTCCCAGTATACGACATCAGGTCCTTATCTGTTAATCCCAACTGCTCGAACGCATCACCGTAAATGATATCCGCATAACTTCCCTGGTCCAAAAGTACTCTTCGCACATTAAAGTTATTGATCcttaccatcaccaccacagGATCATCTTTGTGTGTCTTGATCCCCTCGAAGTCTGCTGACGATTTTACTATGTCTGGGTGATGAAAACCGAATGAGGTCGCATCCTCTTGCACTAATGTTACCGCCCTAACATGCCGCCGTCTCGCCGAAGGTGTGTCGTCGCCTCCACCGAAACCCCCTGCGATTGTATTTATCGTCCCAACCGGTGGTTCGAGGtctttgttgaaggtttcttctGCTCCCTTCTTTCTTGTTGCCAACGTCTCCTTCTTGTCGGCCGTTGGCGTTTGATTACGACCATCTCGCCTGCGATCATCCTGCTGACGGCTCCCCTTATACCTTAACACAGGCGTGCGGTTCCGCCTTTTCAATCTTAACATACGCTGCACTGAACCACCTCACGTATTGCTCGCGGAGAATTGAACAAGGAACTTCGACGAGAAGTCGCGAAAATTTGTGATGGATCCCCGAGGTAGAGTCGTGAACCAAGACATTACTGTGCCCTTAAATGTCGACGCGAACATCCTACACTTCACCGCGTCGGAAACTAAGCTTAtgaccatcttcgtgttgaaataaag
This is a stretch of genomic DNA from Lotus japonicus ecotype B-129 chromosome 1, LjGifu_v1.2. It encodes these proteins:
- the LOC130737421 gene encoding uncharacterized protein LOC130737421, with the protein product MTTQVIKLNNLGIEMSGREDDLLAYEGKVDELEDELDDMQKELEARSEAIAASKAACDAKDEELAALSSDLAASNEALATVRTHLEAKDRAIAEAETRASSEAKALRTRLEIEAAAEVVEECGRGFFLAKA